The Crocosphaera subtropica ATCC 51142 genome includes a window with the following:
- a CDS encoding DUF5132 domain-containing protein — MALKDFVPHINIKDIAEDLGIPGITAIVLLPVLIPVAGKAAKPIAKATIKGGVVLYEKGKGVIANVGETFEDIVAESLAELAEEKNQTTAIAEGNN, encoded by the coding sequence ATGGCACTTAAAGATTTTGTTCCTCACATCAATATTAAAGATATTGCCGAAGACCTCGGTATTCCTGGGATTACCGCCATTGTTCTCCTTCCCGTCTTAATTCCTGTGGCGGGGAAAGCAGCTAAACCCATTGCCAAGGCAACCATAAAAGGAGGGGTTGTTCTCTATGAAAAAGGCAAGGGAGTGATTGCTAATGTGGGTGAAACCTTTGAAGATATCGTCGCTGAATCTTTAGCTGAATTAGCAGAAGAAAAAAATCAAACGACAGCGATCGCTGAAGGTAACAACTAA
- a CDS encoding HMA2 domain-containing protein, whose amino-acid sequence MNNQKSASNSLDLTQSSPNNSLIMTEILSITPGRIRIRVPSFSRHIDSINLIIVSLKNQLAIESVRSNFQIGSLTIFYNFQSLKAVEIFDKLRELGLSFSEKSTQSLIPIPHPSQTAIQVTQITKNVNQHIQQASNNIVDLRVLIPLSFGLLAWRQLILKGWQLETIPWYVLAWYAFDSFIKLQNTDQNSQTS is encoded by the coding sequence ATGAATAACCAAAAATCAGCTTCTAATTCCCTCGATTTAACCCAATCATCTCCAAATAATTCCTTAATTATGACTGAGATTCTCAGTATAACTCCAGGCCGAATTCGCATCCGAGTCCCCTCATTTTCACGCCATATAGATTCAATTAATTTAATTATTGTTAGTCTTAAAAATCAATTAGCCATTGAAAGCGTGAGGAGCAATTTTCAGATTGGTAGTTTAACCATTTTTTATAATTTCCAGTCACTAAAAGCTGTAGAAATCTTTGATAAATTAAGAGAATTGGGATTAAGTTTCTCAGAAAAATCAACACAATCTTTAATCCCTATTCCTCATCCTTCCCAAACAGCTATCCAAGTCACTCAAATCACTAAAAATGTCAATCAACATATTCAACAAGCTAGTAATAATATTGTTGATTTAAGAGTTCTTATCCCTTTAAGTTTTGGTTTATTAGCTTGGCGACAATTAATCCTTAAGGGGTGGCAATTAGAAACGATTCCTTGGTATGTCTTAGCTTGGTATGCTTTTGATAGTTTTATCAAGTTACAAAACACCGATCAAAATTCTCAAACTTCTTAA
- the trxA gene encoding thioredoxin — translation MALKKQFSSFEEMLSTSTVPVLVDFYATWCGPCQMMSPILEQVGTQMRNRLQVVKIDTDKYPGIASKYGIQSLPTLVLFKKGEPVERLEGAMQASQLIQHLNLLV, via the coding sequence ATGGCACTTAAGAAGCAATTTTCCAGTTTTGAAGAAATGTTATCCACATCCACTGTTCCCGTTCTCGTGGATTTTTACGCAACTTGGTGCGGTCCTTGTCAAATGATGTCTCCTATCTTAGAACAAGTAGGAACTCAAATGAGAAATCGTTTACAAGTTGTTAAGATTGATACGGACAAGTATCCAGGGATTGCATCTAAGTATGGTATTCAATCTTTACCTACTTTAGTTTTATTTAAAAAAGGAGAACCAGTAGAACGCCTCGAAGGGGCAATGCAAGCATCTCAATTGATACAACATCTTAATCTTTTGGTTTAA
- the ggpS gene encoding glucosylglycerol-phosphate synthase produces MKSSLVILYHREPYDEVVENGQVRYLPKKSPNGIVPTLKSFFADDNNQGTWIAWKQVSPEQKNQFNKNVVVEDDGNYRVSRIPLTAEQVRDFYHVTSKEAFWPILHSFPYHFTSESSNWDNFVKINRLFAEAACEEAADDALIWVHDYNLWLAPQFIREKKPDARIAFFHHTPFPSVDIFNILPWREAIVDSLLCCDVVGFHIPRYSENFVNVARSLRPIDIVEKTKVTGHITPVGIALAEPEATTKLKYKNQIVKVDAFPVGTSPQNILDVLRTPEAEAKVAEIKETLQGRKLIIAAGRVDYVKGNKEKLEAFERLLERRPELHGKVNFIMTCVQAATGMQVYQEAQREIEYLVGKINGRFAKFDWIPIRLSTQPIPLLDLFCYYRAADICWTTPLRDGLNLVAKEYIVAHEGKDGVLVLSEFVGAATELPQAILTNPYSIKLMDEAIDQALDMSPEEQQEKMAKMYETVTKYDVKYWSDRLLNYFAKMTREFVDDKEPALN; encoded by the coding sequence ATGAAATCTTCCCTTGTTATTTTATATCACCGTGAACCTTACGATGAAGTAGTAGAAAATGGACAAGTAAGATATTTGCCTAAAAAAAGTCCTAATGGTATTGTCCCTACGTTAAAGAGCTTTTTTGCTGATGATAATAATCAAGGAACTTGGATTGCGTGGAAACAAGTTTCGCCAGAGCAAAAAAATCAATTCAATAAGAATGTTGTTGTGGAAGACGATGGGAATTATCGGGTTTCCCGTATCCCTTTGACCGCCGAGCAAGTCAGAGATTTTTACCACGTTACCTCAAAAGAAGCATTTTGGCCAATTCTACATTCATTTCCTTACCACTTTACCAGTGAATCATCCAATTGGGATAACTTTGTAAAAATCAACCGTCTCTTTGCTGAAGCAGCTTGTGAAGAAGCGGCAGATGATGCCCTAATTTGGGTTCATGATTATAACCTTTGGCTTGCGCCTCAGTTTATTCGGGAGAAAAAGCCTGACGCACGCATTGCTTTCTTCCATCATACCCCTTTTCCTTCGGTGGATATATTCAATATTTTACCTTGGCGAGAAGCGATCGTTGATAGTCTTTTGTGTTGTGATGTGGTTGGCTTCCACATTCCTCGTTACTCCGAAAACTTTGTCAATGTTGCCCGTAGTTTGCGACCCATTGATATCGTAGAAAAAACTAAAGTCACAGGACATATTACCCCTGTTGGCATTGCCTTAGCTGAACCCGAAGCCACTACTAAGTTAAAATACAAAAATCAAATCGTCAAAGTAGATGCGTTTCCTGTGGGAACTAGCCCCCAAAATATTTTAGATGTCTTGCGTACCCCAGAAGCAGAGGCCAAAGTTGCAGAAATCAAAGAGACGTTACAGGGTCGTAAACTGATTATTGCAGCCGGTCGGGTGGATTATGTTAAAGGTAATAAGGAAAAATTAGAAGCATTTGAGCGTTTGTTAGAACGTCGCCCTGAATTACATGGTAAAGTTAACTTCATCATGACTTGTGTGCAAGCAGCCACAGGAATGCAAGTGTATCAAGAAGCGCAACGAGAAATTGAATATTTAGTGGGTAAAATTAACGGACGTTTTGCTAAGTTTGATTGGATACCCATTCGCTTATCTACTCAACCTATTCCTTTACTGGATTTATTCTGCTACTATAGAGCGGCCGATATTTGCTGGACAACGCCTTTACGGGATGGTTTAAATTTAGTGGCTAAAGAGTATATTGTTGCTCATGAAGGGAAAGACGGGGTCTTAGTTCTATCTGAGTTTGTTGGGGCAGCCACTGAACTTCCTCAAGCGATTTTAACCAATCCTTACTCCATTAAATTAATGGATGAAGCCATCGATCAAGCTTTGGATATGTCCCCCGAAGAACAACAGGAAAAAATGGCGAAGATGTACGAAACGGTGACTAAGTACGATGTTAAATACTGGTCTGACCGTCTCTTGAACTACTTTGCTAAGATGACCCGTGAATTTGTCGATGACAAAGAACCTGCATTAAACTAA
- a CDS encoding type II toxin-antitoxin system HicA family toxin, with the protein MPKTPRLTAKEVIKQLKQSGFIEVSQTGSHLKLFNPETKRTAIVPIHQGKMIPIGTLKSIEKQSGISFK; encoded by the coding sequence ATGCCAAAAACCCCTCGTTTAACAGCTAAAGAAGTGATTAAGCAACTTAAACAATCGGGTTTTATAGAGGTTTCACAAACAGGTTCTCATTTAAAGTTATTTAATCCTGAAACAAAACGGACAGCTATTGTTCCTATTCATCAAGGTAAAATGATTCCTATAGGTACTTTAAAATCCATTGAAAAGCAATCAGGAATCAGTTTTAAATAA
- a CDS encoding type II toxin-antitoxin system HicB family antitoxin has product MIIRAVLEWDDEVKAFSATCPELNYISSCGDTKEEAVANLKEAIQLLLEPIPEHIINPDQKFDTVEVVI; this is encoded by the coding sequence ATGATTATTCGAGCAGTTTTAGAGTGGGATGATGAAGTAAAAGCGTTTTCGGCAACTTGTCCAGAATTGAATTATATTTCTTCTTGCGGTGATACAAAGGAGGAAGCGGTAGCCAATCTAAAAGAGGCCATTCAGTTGCTTTTAGAACCAATTCCTGAGCATATAATCAATCCAGACCAAAAGTTTGATACAGTTGAAGTTGTTATTTAG
- a CDS encoding phytoene desaturase family protein, whose protein sequence is MSFDVVIIGSGIGGLTAGSLLAKYGKKVAIFESHSIPGGAAHTFTRQGFIFDSGPSFYCGLGNDKPSLNPLKQVLDSLGESLEVIPYDPLGHYHFPEGKFPVYSELEKYRQAVAQVTPQGAKELAEFESKMLGLYDCLKDIPTIALRSDWQLFPVLVTRYFPSLIKSLFQLGIISGSAGDVMDKTVNDPWVRRLIDLECFLLSGLKAKGTVAPEIAFMLGERTRAGVEYPIGGSAAIVDALLKGLKRYGGALYLKSHVDKIIVKSGKVTGIKLKKGDIINAPIVISNATLWDTYQQLLDAEDLPKSYRQEQLETPAVESFMHLHLGIKADGLDHLTGHHVVVHDSNKDITVPGNTCMISIPSVWDKNLAPDGHYVVHAYTLEPYEGWEKNEAYENKKKQRSQTLYKALEKVIPDIRQRVVLELIGTPLTHSRFLRRYQGTYGPAIPAGKGMFPSCHTPISGLYRVGDSTLPGIGVPAVTGSGILCANTLVSPQKVEEILN, encoded by the coding sequence ATGAGTTTTGATGTTGTTATTATTGGCAGTGGAATCGGTGGTTTAACGGCAGGATCTTTATTAGCAAAATATGGAAAAAAGGTTGCCATTTTTGAAAGTCATTCTATCCCCGGTGGGGCTGCCCACACCTTTACTCGTCAAGGGTTTATCTTTGATTCGGGCCCCTCTTTTTACTGTGGTTTAGGCAATGATAAGCCCTCTCTTAATCCGTTAAAACAAGTATTAGATAGTTTAGGGGAAAGTTTAGAAGTTATTCCTTATGATCCCTTGGGTCATTATCATTTTCCAGAAGGTAAATTTCCTGTTTATAGTGAGTTAGAAAAGTATCGTCAAGCCGTCGCCCAAGTAACTCCTCAAGGGGCTAAAGAATTAGCTGAGTTTGAGTCAAAAATGCTAGGACTTTATGACTGTTTAAAAGATATTCCTACTATTGCTTTACGGTCAGATTGGCAATTATTTCCTGTTTTAGTAACACGCTATTTTCCCTCTTTAATTAAAAGTTTATTTCAACTGGGAATAATTAGTGGGTCAGCAGGAGATGTGATGGATAAAACCGTAAACGATCCCTGGGTTCGTCGCTTAATTGATCTTGAATGTTTCTTACTCTCAGGATTAAAAGCTAAAGGAACGGTTGCCCCAGAAATTGCCTTTATGTTAGGAGAAAGAACTCGTGCCGGGGTAGAATATCCTATCGGTGGAAGTGCAGCCATTGTTGACGCATTGCTCAAGGGTTTAAAGCGATATGGAGGAGCATTATATCTAAAGTCTCATGTGGATAAAATAATTGTTAAATCAGGAAAAGTCACAGGAATCAAACTAAAGAAAGGAGATATTATTAACGCCCCTATTGTTATTTCTAACGCCACACTTTGGGATACCTATCAACAGCTTTTAGATGCAGAAGATTTACCAAAAAGTTACCGACAAGAACAACTAGAAACCCCTGCCGTTGAAAGTTTTATGCACCTTCATTTAGGTATAAAAGCAGACGGATTAGACCATTTAACGGGTCATCATGTAGTGGTTCATGATAGTAATAAAGACATTACCGTTCCGGGTAATACTTGTATGATTTCTATTCCTTCAGTTTGGGATAAAAATTTAGCCCCAGATGGTCATTATGTGGTTCATGCTTACACCTTAGAACCCTATGAAGGATGGGAAAAAAATGAAGCGTATGAAAACAAGAAAAAACAGCGATCGCAAACCCTTTATAAAGCATTAGAAAAGGTTATCCCTGATATTCGTCAACGAGTGGTTTTAGAATTAATTGGCACTCCCTTAACCCATAGTCGCTTTCTCCGTCGTTATCAGGGAACTTATGGCCCTGCTATACCGGCAGGAAAGGGGATGTTTCCTAGTTGTCATACTCCCATTTCAGGACTTTATCGAGTGGGAGATAGTACCTTACCCGGAATTGGGGTTCCGGCGGTTACTGGTTCCGGTATTTTATGCGCGAATACCTTAGTTTCTCCTCAAAAAGTAGAGGAAATTCTAAATTAA